The DNA sequence GACGAGAGGAAGACGGTGGCCCCCGCGCTCCGGAGATCGGCCACGATCTCGTAGAATCCCTGCTGTACCAGCGGATCGAGCCCCTTCGTCGGCTCGTCGAGGAGCACCAGCCGGGGCTCGCACTGGAGCGCCTGCACCAGGCCGAGCTTCTGCTTCATCCCGTCTGAGTAGGTGCGGACGTGGCGGCCCAGCTCGGCCGCGCCGAGACCGAGCCGCGCCAGCAGCCGCTCGCGCGCGGCGGGAGGCCGGCCGGTCAGCTCGGCGAAGAAGTCGAGCGTCTCGGCGCCCGAGAGCCTGGGCCAGAAGGCCATGTCGCCGGGGAGGTACCCGATGTCCGCGCGCGACGCCGTGCCGCGGCCGAACGGAACGCGGCCGAGCACCCTCACCTCGCCTCCGTCGGGCCGGATCAGGCCCAGCAGCAGCCGGATCGTCGTCGTCTTCCCCGCCCCGTTGGGGCCGAGAAAGCCGAAGACCTCGCCCGCCGCCACGTCGAGGGAGAGGTCCTTCAAGGCAACGACCGCGCCGTACCGCTTGCCGAGTCCACGGACCTGAATCGGCGGGGCGTCCATCCTAACTCGGCTCAGACCGCGATGGCATCCAGCTCCTCGTAGAACAGCAGCGCGCTCTGCGGCCGCTCGGAGGGGTCCTTCCTCAGCGCGCGCAGGATCAGCCGCTCGAGCGCCTCGGGCACCTCGGCGTTGAGGCTCCGGGGCGAGGGCGGAGCCTCCTCGATCTGCTTGGCCACCAGCGTGATCGCCGAATCGGCGACGAACGGCGTCCGCCCGGTCAGCGACTCGAACAGCACGGCCCCGGTGGCGTAGAGATCGGCGCGGAAATCCACCTCGGCGCCGAGCAGCTGTTCCGGCGCCATGTACTCCGGCGTGCCGAGCGCCATGCCCGCCTGGGTCATCCCCTCCGATCGCTTCGCCAGGCGCGCGATGCCGAAGTCCATCACCTTCAGCGTGCCGGAGGGCTCGACGATCAGGTTCTGCGGCTTGATGTCGCGGTGGATCACCCCCTGCTCGTGCGCCACCTCCAGCGCGCGGCACAGCTGCTTGCCGACCGTGAGCGCCACGTTGACCGGGAGCGCGCCGCGGCTCTGGATCAGGTGCTTCAGCGAGTGCCCTTCCACGTACTCCATCGTGATGAAGTACAGCCCGTCCACCTCGCCGAGATCGTGGGTGCGCACCACGTTCCGATGCGTGATCTTCCGCGCCAGCCGGATCTCCTGCTTGAACCGGTCCAGGGCGGCGGGCTCCGACGACGCCGCGTCCAA is a window from the Gemmatimonadales bacterium genome containing:
- a CDS encoding ABC transporter ATP-binding protein, which produces MDAPPIQVRGLGKRYGAVVALKDLSLDVAAGEVFGFLGPNGAGKTTTIRLLLGLIRPDGGEVRVLGRVPFGRGTASRADIGYLPGDMAFWPRLSGAETLDFFAELTGRPPAARERLLARLGLGAAELGRHVRTYSDGMKQKLGLVQALQCEPRLVLLDEPTKGLDPLVQQGFYEIVADLRSAGATVFLSSHVLPEVERVCDRVAMLRSGAVVSLGDVEALRRAERRRVIADFGADVDTAALGHFGDVTVARPRHAELLVAQADLPALVARLGMLPLVDVVVERPTLEEAFLEHYR